In Vicia villosa cultivar HV-30 ecotype Madison, WI unplaced genomic scaffold, Vvil1.0 ctg.000393F_1_1, whole genome shotgun sequence, a single genomic region encodes these proteins:
- the LOC131627681 gene encoding guanine nucleotide-binding protein subunit gamma 3-like, with protein sequence MDGEYNFSSVSLTSKPSFETQMSPKSPLPGFVDFHGKRKQMVKIQGLEREINLLQEELKLLEGVHSASTCCKELDDFVGSMSDPFTLTGKLKISESHYFKKQISLPWICCSCKCFLHKKIAKGCCCSCCSSSKSKCFGSSCLKSTRLSKIVAKF encoded by the exons ATGGATGGTGAATACAACTTCTCTTCAGTGTCCTTAACATCAAAACCTTCATTTGAAACACAAATGAGTCCAAAATCACCACTTCCTGGGTTTGTAGATTTTCATGGGAAGAGGAAACAGATGGTGAAGATTCAAGGTTTGGAAAGAGAGATTAATTTACTTCAG GAAGAGTTAAAATTACTAGAAGGTGTTCATTCAGCTTCAACATGCTGCAAAGA GCTTGATGATTTTGTAGGCTCTATGTCAGATCCCTTCACACTCAC AGGAAAGCTCAAAATCTCTGAATCTCATTACTTCAAGAAGCAGATCAG tcTTCCTTGGATATGCTGCTCCTGCAAATGCTTTCTTCATAAGAAAATTGCAAAGGGATGTTGTTGTTCATGCTGTTCATCATCAAAATCCAAGTGTTTTGGTAGCAGTTGCTTGAAGAGTACTAGATTGTCGAAAATTGTTGCTAAGTTTTGA
- the LOC131627682 gene encoding subtilisin-like protease SBT1.4: protein MASPSPFPHSLPIFTFSLILFLSLSLSHSSDSPQTYIIHVAKSPRSSLFSTNQNHFSSILNSLPSSPNPSSILYTYTSAIHGFSAHLTPSQADHLKSHPDILSIQPDQIRHLHTTHTPDFLGLVESSGLWPNSHFASDVIIGVLDTGIWPELQSFSDQSLSLSTLPSSWKGACETSHDFPKSSCNGKIIGAKSFYRGYEAYLQRPIDETVESKSPRDTEGHGTHTASTAAGSIVSNASLFHFARGEAKGMATKARIAAYKICWRSGCFDSDILAAMDEAVSDGVHVISLSVGSNGYAPQYYRDSIAIGAFGAAQHGVVVSCSAGNSGPGPYTSVNIAPWILTVGASTIDREFPADVVLGDGRVFGGVSLYYGDDLPDYKLPLVYARDCGSRYCYLGSLDSSKVKGKIVVCDRGGNARVEKGSAVKRAGGLGMIMSNTEDNGEELLADAHLVAATMVGQIAGDKIKEYIRSSENPTATIEFKGTVIGGSDSPSAPRVASFSSRGPNYRTAEILKPDVIAPGVNILAGWTGKVGPTDLDLDPRRVEFNIISGTSMSCPHVSGIAALLRKAYPGWSPAAIKSALMTTAYNVDNTGEAIKDLGTGKESNPFVHGAGHVDPNKALNPGLVYDINSNDYLAFLCSIGYDARKIQVFTREPTSFDVCENERKFSSPGDLNYPSFSVEFGANNGLVKYKRVVTNVGGSVDAVYSVKVNAPFGVDVSVSPSKLVFSSENQTQAFEVTFTRIGYGGSQSFGSLEWSDGVHIVRSPIAARWSNGFSSASF from the coding sequence ATGGCTTCCCCTTCTCCTTTTCCACACTCTCTCCCAATCTTCACTTTCTCTCTCATTCTcttcctctctctttctctctctcactcaTCAGACTCTCCACAAACCTACATCATCCACGTGGCAAAATCTCCACGCTCCTCCCTCTTCTCCACCAATCAAAACCATTTCTCCTCCATCCTCAACTCCCTCCCCTCTTCCCCCAACCCATCTTCCATCCTCTACACATACACGTCCGCCATTCACGGCTTCTCCGCCCACCTTACCCCCTCCCAAGCCGACCACCTTAAATCCCACCCCGACATCCTCTCCATCCAACCCGACCAAATCCGCCACCTCCACACAACGCACACTCCCGACTTCCTCGGACTCGTCGAATCCTCCGGACTATGGCCAAACTCACACTTCGCCTCCGACGTCATCATCGGCGTCCTCGACACCGGAATCTGGCCGGAGCTCCAAAGCTTCTCCGATCAGTCCCTCTCTCTTTCCACTCTCCCTTCTTCCTGGAAAGGAGCCTGCGAAACATCTCACGATTTTCCTAAATCTTCATGTAACGGAAAAATCATCGGTGCCAAATCATTCTACAGAGGCTACGAAGCTTACCTTCAAAGACCTATCGATGAAACCGTCGAATCGAAATCTCCGAGAGACACAGAAGGCCATGGAACTCATACAGCTTCAACCGCGGCCGGCTCGATTGTATCTAACGCCAGTTTGTTTCATTTCGCTAGAGGTGAAGCTAAGGGAATGGCAACGAAAGCTAGAATCGCTGCTTACAAGATCTGTTGGAGATCGGGTtgttttgactctgatattcTTGCTGCTATGGATGAAGCTGTTTCAGATGGGGTTCATGTGATTTCACTCTCTGTTGGTTCTAATGGCTATGCACCTCAGTATTATCGTGATTCAATCGCGATTGGTGCTTTTGGTGCTGCGCAACACGGTGTTGTTGTTTCTTGTTCCGCTGGTAATTCAGGTCCGGGTCCTTATACTTCTGTTAACATAGCTCCTTGGATTTTAACCGTTGGTGCTTCGACGATTGATCGAGAGTTTCCTGCTGATGTTGTTCTCGGGGATGGTAGAGTTTTCGGCGGTGTTTCTTTGTATTATGGTGATGATTTGCCTGATTATAAGCTTCCTTTGGTTTATGCTAGAGATTGTGGTAGTAGATATTGTTACTTAGGATCTTTGGATTCTTCGAAAGTGAAAGGGAAGATTGTTGTTTGTGATAGAGGAGGGAATGCTAGAGTTGAGAAGGGTAGTGCTGTGAAAAGGGCTGGTGGGTTGGGAATGATTATGTCGAATACTGAAGATAACGGTGAAGAGCTTCTTGCTGATGCTCATCTTGTTGCAGCTACAATGGTTGGTCAGATTGCTGGTGATAAGATTAAAGAGTATATAAGATCGAGTGAGAATCCGACTGCTACGATCGAGTTTAAAGGAACTGTGATCGGTGGTTCGGATTCGCCTTCTGCTCCTAGAGTTGCTTCGTTTTCGAGTAGGGGTCCGAATTATAGAACTGCGGAGATTCTTAAACCAGATGTTATAGCTCCGGGTGTTAACATTTTAGCAGGGTGGACTGGTAAAGTTGGTCCTACTGATTTGGATTTGGATCCGAGGAGAGTTGAGTTTAACATCATTTCAGGTACTTCTATGTCTTGTCCTCATGTTAGTGGAATTGCTGCATTGCTTAGGAAAGCTTATCCAGGTTGGTCACCAGCTGCGATTAAATCGGCTTTGATGACAACCGCTTATAATGTTGATAATACCGGAGAAGCAATTAAGGATCTTGGAACAGGTAAAGAGTCGAATCCGTTCGTTCATGGAGCTGGGCATGTTGATCCTAACAAAGCGCTTAATCCCGGGTTGGTTTACGATATAAACAGTAACGATTATTTAGCATTCCTTTGTTCAATTGGTTATGATGCTAGGAAAATTCAGGTTTTCACTAGAGAACCAACTAGTTTTGATGTTTGTGAAAATGAAAGGAAGTTTTCTAGTCCCGGTGATTTGAATTACCCTTCGTTCTCTGTTGAGTTCGGCGCAAACAATGGATTGGTTAAGTACAAAAGAGTTGTTACTAATGTTGGTGGTTCTGTTGATGCTGTTTACAGTGTCAAAGTGAATGCTCCTTTTGGTGTTGATGTTAGTGTTTCACCTAGCAAACTTGTTTTCAGCAGTGAAAACCAAACTCAAGCTTTTGAGGTAACATTCACTAGAATTGGATATGGTGGTTCTCAGAGTTTTGGGTCATTGGAATGGAGTGATGGAGTTCATATTGTGAGGAGCCCGATTGCTGCTAGATGGAGCAATGGATTCTCATCAGCATCCTTTTGA